From the genome of Nicotiana sylvestris chromosome 2, ASM39365v2, whole genome shotgun sequence, one region includes:
- the LOC104227706 gene encoding transcription factor bHLH30-like has protein sequence MNCQISGNLGGFYENEAKVVSQNLVLDSEKGELVKASGRVGKKVGKSEGKRIAALKSHSEAERRRRERINAHFATLRNLVPSSDKMDKAALLAQVICQVKQLKETATHVSESFFIPLDSDEIRVETIAENAGDGTCLFRASICCEYRPELLSDLREVINSLRVNLVKSEISTLGSRVKNIFVFTNVIDGGHANIEAREILLTSARQAFSSVLGKVAAFPEYSTYSNKRQRISCFDTSSLL, from the exons ATGAACTGTCAAATTTCTGGGAATTTAGGTGGATTTTATGAGAATGAGGCAAAAGTTGTTTCACAAAATTTGGTGTTGGATAGTGAGAAAGGTGAGTTGGTGAAGGCTAGTGGAAGAGTTGGGAAGAAAGTTGGAAAATCAGAGGGGAAAAGGATTGCTGCATTGAAGAGCCATAGCGAAGCAGAGAGACGGAGAAGGGAGAGGATCAATGCTCATTTCGCCACACTTCGCAATCTTGTGCCATCCTCTGACAAA ATGGACAAAGCAGCACTGCTAGCTCAAGTAATATGTCAAGTGAAACAATTGAAGGAAACTGCAACTCATGTTAGTGAAAGTTTCTTCATTCCATTGGACTCTGATGAAATAAGAGTTGAAACAATTGCTGAAAATGCAGGAGATGGAACATGTCTTTTTAGGGCATCCATTTGTTGTGAATACAGGCCTGAGCTTTTATCAGATTTAAGAGAAGTTATCAATTCCCTTCGCGTAAATTTGGTGAAGTCAGAAATATCAACGTTAGGAAGTCGAGTAAAGAACATATTTGTCTTCACGAATGTGATCGATGGAGGACATGCCAATATTGAGGCTCGAGAAATTCTCTTAACCTCTGCTCGACAGGCTTTTAGTTCTGTTCTGGGTAAAGTTGCTGCATTTCCAGAATATTCAACCTATTCGAACAAGAGACAACGTATTTCTTGCTTTGATACTTCAAGCTTATTATGA
- the LOC138884366 gene encoding uncharacterized protein, whose protein sequence is MELEIARESRPTKRLVLVPVGIDNSVGLTEVTIQNAQENTNKEEEVVKETEAVPEPIVEAVPEQEKNQITRKKRLPTPFPQRLDKYQKDEQYKKFLEILKQIQVIIPLIDALKEMPRYAKMMKDLMSRKFYFQDLATVTLTQICSAVVTIPIAEKLSDPGSFTIPCTIGNFAFAKALCDLGASINLMPLAIYKRLGIGRARLTSMLLQLAVRTVKRPSKILDDVLVQVGKFVFPADFVILDCGVNEEIPIILGRPFVATRRALIDCETGELKMRLNDEEITFNVQKSVCRPNEFANCSLIYAVDVVLEEDDATLNIKDPLTACLMNLDKANGEDLAELVLALEGQGFWKREIEFEPLHLKERKTSPTKPSIEEPPKLEAIAISSQVLTECKTTIRWTIVDINRISLAFCMHKILLEDGHKPSREHQRRLNPNMKEVVKKEVIKWLDARIIFPISDSNWVSPVHCVPKKGGMTIVKNEKNELISIRTVTANALWPMQRTRHIPKVHDVHLHRYGRGDNKGFMDVFSVVVNSFDDCLESIVLGHLVSSKGIEVDCAKVDVIEKLPPPSSVKAIKSFLRHTGFYRRFIKDFSKIANPFYKLLEKDHPFVFSDDCRVAFEELKKRLVTTPIIVAPDWEQPFELMCDVSDYAVGAVLGQRKDKIMHPIYYASRTLRRAHLNYTVAEKEMLAVVFAFDKFRSYLIGSKEVEVFDVWGIHFMEPFVSSYGNKYLLVAVDYVSKWVEAAALPTSDANGIVDGLLSFSGHIVLPEDTAKGVFQDRQIQDKGLPGSGGTRTDGFDKYSLILSKSSWHSSVHLIAASFFNNLKMGSHVEVN, encoded by the exons ATGGAGCTAGAAATTGCTCGCGAAAGCAGGCCGACTAAGAGACTAGTGCTAGTACCCGTTGGGATAGATAATTCAGTAGGTTTAACTGAAGTGACGATACAAAATGCGCAAGAGAACACCAATAAAGAAGAAGAGGTTGTGAAAGAGACTGAAGCTGTACCGGAACCGATAGTAGAAGCAGTGCCTGAACAAGAGAAAAACCAAATCACACGGAAGAAGAGACTTCCAACACCATTCCCACAGAGATTGGATAAGTATCAAAAAGATGAGCagtacaagaaattcttggagatatTGAAGCAAATTCAGGTAATcattccattgattgatgctttaAAAGAAATGCCTAGGTATGCAaagatgatgaaggacttgatgtcccgcaAGTTCtacttccaagacttggccacggtTACATTGACTCAGATCTGCAGTGCTGTTGTGACGATACCCATAGCTGAAAAGCTGTCTGACCCAGGGAGTTTCACAATCCCTTGCACAATAGGCAACTTTGCATTTGCTAAGGCACTGTGTGATCTGGGAGCAAGCATAAACCTTATGCCCCTAGCTATCTACAAAAGGCTaggcattggaagagctagactcACGTCTATGCTACTACAACTGGCTGTCCGAACTGTGAAAAGGCCCTCCAAGATTCTAGATGATGTATTGGTGCAGGTTGGGAAGTTTGTGTTTCCAGCAGATTTTGTCATCCTTGACTGTGGGGTTAACgaggaaattcccataattttgggaagaccattcgTGGCCACTAGGAGAGCTCTAATTGATTGTGAAACTGGAGAGCTCAAAATGAGATTAAACgatgaagagataacattcaacGTGCAGAAATCTGTGTGCAGACCCAATGAATTTGCCAATTGCTCTCTAATATATGCGGTGGATGTAGTGTTGGAGGAGGACGATGCAACATTAAACATTAAAGACCCTCTAACAGCTTGTCTCATGAACTTAGACAAAGCTAATGGTGAAGACTTGGCGGAGTTGGTACTTGCTCTTGAAGGCCAAGGATTTTGGAAAAGGGAAATTGAATTTGAGCCTTTGCACTTGAAGGAAAGAAAAACTTCTCCAACTAAGCCGTCAATAGAAGAGCCACCAAAATTGGAAGCCATTGCCATCTCATCTCAG gtactAACTGAGTGCAAGACTACAATTAGGTGGACCATTGTAGACATTAATAGGATCAGCCTAGCCTTTTGTATGCATAAGATTCTACTGGAAgatgggcacaaaccttccagggaacatcaaagaaggctgaaccccaatATGAAAGAAGTGGTGAAAAAGGAAGTGATTAAGTGGTTAGATGCGAGAATCATattccccatctctgatagcaacTGGGTTAGCCCAGTGCATTGTGTACCGAAAAAGGGAGGTATGACGATAGTGAAAAATGAGAAGAATGAGTTGATCTCCATACGGACAGTCACAG cgaatgccctttggcctatgcaacgcacccgccacattccaaaggtgcatgatgtcCATCTTCACAGATATGGTAGAGGAGATAATAAAGGTTTCATGGATGTCTTCTCAGTGGTGGTGAATTCATTCGATGATTGCCTT GAAAgtatagtcttggggcacctagTGTCAAGTAAAGGTATTGAGGTGGATTGTGCAAAAGTTGATGTGATAGAAAAGCTTCCACCACCCAGCTCCGTCAAAGCAATCAAAAGTTTTCTTAGGCACACCGGTTTCTATAGGagatttataaaagatttttccaaaattgctaaTCCCTTCTATAAATTGcttgaaaaagatcacccttttgtGTTTTCTGATGACTGTAGGGTAGCTTTTGAGGAATTAAAGAAGAGACTGGTGACAACACCTATCATAGTTGCCCctgactgggagcaaccatttgagctAATGTGTGATGTTAGTGACTATGCTGTGGGAGCAGTGCTTGGGCAGCGaaaagataaaatcatgcatcCAATATACTATGCAAGTAGGACGTTACGTAGAGCCCATTTGAATTACACTGTGGCCGAAAAGGAGATGCTGGCAGTGGTGTTCGCATTTGACAAGTTCAGGTCTTACCTAATAGGCTCAAAG gagGTAGAAGTGTTTGACGTATGGGGGATCCACTTCATGGAGCCGTTCGTTAGCTCATATGGAAACAAGTACTTACTCGTTGCTGTGgactacgtgtccaaatgggtagaagctgcagcaCTCCCTACAAGTGATGCAAATGGG